The region CGGAATCTACCTTAACCACGGAGGAGTACAGCTTAGCCGAGCGATCCCCTTGAACTGACCCGGCAGGCGCGGGCGACGGAATATGACCCCGCTGACGCCAATCCTCACGCGTTTTTTCGGGCGACGGAATATGACCCCGAAGAGACCGTTTCCCCCACCCCGACTTCACTTGATGTCTTCCTACACTTGCCGTGACGGGCGACGGAATATGACCCCGATCCGCGACAGACACGGGCTGCGCAGAGGGCGACGGAATACGACCCCGACGGCGGCAGTCACCGAAACAGACTCTCAGCCCATTTGCTTTTTCAGCAAGGCTGAATCCAACGAAGGAGCAGTCAATGTCCGGCTTTGTTTCCGAAATCATGGCCCTGGTCAAGGCCCGTGATCCACAGCAGCCAGAATTTCATCAGGCAGTGCAGGAAGTCATCGAGTCTCTCGAACTCGTAATCGAGCGTTCACCGCAATACCGCAAGGCGAAGATCATCGAGCGGATCATCGAGCCGGAACGGGTAATCATGTTCCGCGTCCCGTGGATGGACGATCAGGGCAACGTGCACGTCAACCGCGGCTTCCGTATCGAGATGAACAGCGCCATCGGCCCCTACAAGGGCGGTCTGCGTTTTCACCCATCCGTCAATCTTGGTATTCTCAAGTTCCTCGCTTTCGAGCAGGTCTTTAAAAACGCTCTCACCACATTGCCGATGGGCGGCGGCAAAGGCGGCTCGGATTTCGATCCCAAGGGCAAGAGCGATAACGAAGTGATGCGCTTCTGCCAGAGCTTTATGAGCGAACTCTTCCGCCACATCGGCCCCAATACGGACGTTCCGGCCGGCGATATCGGCGTCGGCGGCCGCGAAATAGGTTTCCTCTTCGGCCAGTATCGCCGGCTCCGCAACGAATTCACCGGCGTCCTGACGGGCAAGGGCCTGAACTGGGGTGGCTCGCTGATTCGTCCTGAGGCTACCGGCTACGGCGCAGTGTACTTCGCGGCGGAAATGCTGACCACACGCGGCGAAACCCTGAAAGGCAAGACCTGCCTCGTATCGGGAAGCGGTAACGTGGCCCAGTATACCACCGAGAAAATCAACCAGCTCGGCGGCAAGGTCGTCACACTCTCCGATTCCAACGGCTACGTCTACGATCCGGAAGGCGTGACCGCCGAGAAGCTGGCGTTCGTGATTGATCTCAAGAACGTCCGTCGCGGTCGCATCAAGGAATATGCCGACAAGTTCAAGGGCGTGACCTTCACCCCGCTGACGGCCGACATGGACCACAATCCGCTGTGGGATCACAAGGCGGCCTGTGCGTTCCCGAGCGCCACCCAGAACGAGATCAACGCCAAGGACGCGGCCAATCTGGTGAAGAACGGCGTCTACGTGGTATCGGAAGGCGCGAACATGCCGACCACCCCCGACGGCGTGGAAGTCTTCCTCAAGCACAAGATTCTCTACGGTCCCGGCAAGGCGGCCAACGCCGGCGGCGTGGCCACTTCGGGTCTTGAGATGTCGCAGAACAGCATGCGGCTGAACTGGCCGCGCGAGGAAGTGGACCAGCGGCTCCACCAGATTATGAAGAGCATTCACAAGTCGTGCGTGGAAGCCTCCGAGAAATTCGGCACTCCCGGCAACTACGTGAACGGCGCGAACATCGCCGGCTTCATCAAGGTGGCCGATGCGATGCTGGATCAGGGTCTGGTCTAAGTCCCTGTAGGGCTTGAACAACGCGGCGCGGAGTGGATTTTCCCTCCGCGCCGTCGTATATTCTGATAAGCGGGCGCGAGAGCAGGTAGCCACTCGCCGATGTCGTTTCTGCGAAGTACAATCCATAGCCACCGGTTTTGGCATACCAGGAGCTGACGATGGGGACACTACAGCGAATGACGCGGGGAGTCGTGGCGGTGCTGCTCATGGCGGGGTGGAATGCCGTGCAGGCGCAGGATAGCCTGGGTATGCAGCGTGTGTCCACTCTGGAATACTGGCAAGGTGCGAATGACATTCAGATGATCGGGGACACGGCCTACGTTGTCAGTGGTCCATCGGGGCTTCACATCATGGACCTGTCGGATCCGGCCCATCCGATTGAGATCGGGCGGTGCACATGGTATGACTGGGAATACGTAACCGGTGGTGTGTATGTAACGGGCAACCGAGCTTATCTTGGGCTGGGGGGAGGATTGCTTGTTTTCGACATCTCGGATCCCACTCATCCGGTGAGAATTGGGCGGTGGGGGAATCCTGATACCGAAATTGAGCTAGAAGACATTTTCGTGTATGGGAACATCGGCATTGCACTGTTAGGAGAATCGGGCTATCCTTTCATAGTGGATCTCTCAGATCTCGGAAACGTGTACGTGGTCGGGGAGTTTGATGTTACCCGGCGCACATCGCCGATCGGTATGGCGAACGGCTATTTGTACATGAACGGTATTGGACTTTCTGTCTGGGATATCACTGATCCAACGCAGCCGGCGAGAGTGGCGTCTGCCGATACCCAGTTTGTTTCGCATTATGCGACTATATCGGGGGACTACGCCTATCTATCGACCTTGTATGACGGATTGCGGATCATTGATATATCGGATCCATTGCAGCCCGTCGAAGTTGGCTCGTGTGACAGCGGGGGTTGTGGTGACGTCACGGCAGTGGG is a window of bacterium DNA encoding:
- the gdhA gene encoding NADP-specific glutamate dehydrogenase, coding for MSGFVSEIMALVKARDPQQPEFHQAVQEVIESLELVIERSPQYRKAKIIERIIEPERVIMFRVPWMDDQGNVHVNRGFRIEMNSAIGPYKGGLRFHPSVNLGILKFLAFEQVFKNALTTLPMGGGKGGSDFDPKGKSDNEVMRFCQSFMSELFRHIGPNTDVPAGDIGVGGREIGFLFGQYRRLRNEFTGVLTGKGLNWGGSLIRPEATGYGAVYFAAEMLTTRGETLKGKTCLVSGSGNVAQYTTEKINQLGGKVVTLSDSNGYVYDPEGVTAEKLAFVIDLKNVRRGRIKEYADKFKGVTFTPLTADMDHNPLWDHKAACAFPSATQNEINAKDAANLVKNGVYVVSEGANMPTTPDGVEVFLKHKILYGPGKAANAGGVATSGLEMSQNSMRLNWPREEVDQRLHQIMKSIHKSCVEASEKFGTPGNYVNGANIAGFIKVADAMLDQGLV